One genomic region from Alteromonas pelagimontana encodes:
- a CDS encoding ISAs1 family transposase, whose translation MSLLKHLEIITDHRNDINKKHDLIDVIFLTLAAVLSGADGWKSIQQFGDLQLEWLRQHRGFANGIPRRHCIATIIKALDTQVLLKAVFGWINDQRKQQGKQVIALDGKTMRGAWRDDASKALHVVSAFDVGNGVALYQGSSDSKGHEGDVARQVIAALTLDNAVVTLDALHCQADTMKAVIKGKGDFVIQLKGNQPTLSQHVKTCFAEQYENPELATFEQINRGHGREEKRTVMQMKAKLPKELKQKWPHVQTFIEVASERCVKNTTACSSRWYASSLPVNAEQAAGIVRDHWAVENQLHWVLDVVFREDELKIGDPTGATHLALFNRACLSLIRQHMGKKDSIAGKRRAALWSPEFRTELLFG comes from the coding sequence ATGAGCTTATTAAAACACTTGGAAATCATCACCGACCACCGCAACGATATCAATAAAAAGCATGACCTGATTGATGTCATTTTCCTCACTCTAGCTGCCGTGCTCAGCGGTGCTGATGGATGGAAGTCTATTCAGCAATTTGGCGACTTACAGCTTGAATGGCTGCGTCAACATCGTGGATTTGCTAATGGTATTCCAAGACGGCACTGTATCGCTACCATTATCAAGGCGCTGGATACTCAAGTGTTGCTGAAAGCTGTATTTGGCTGGATTAACGACCAGCGTAAGCAACAAGGGAAACAAGTTATTGCGTTGGACGGTAAGACGATGCGCGGAGCCTGGCGCGACGATGCCAGCAAAGCCCTACATGTGGTGAGTGCATTTGATGTAGGTAATGGCGTTGCGCTTTATCAAGGGAGCTCAGACAGTAAAGGACATGAGGGGGACGTGGCGCGTCAGGTTATTGCCGCACTCACACTGGACAATGCGGTGGTCACACTGGATGCATTACACTGCCAGGCCGACACCATGAAAGCGGTGATTAAAGGTAAAGGCGATTTTGTGATCCAGTTAAAGGGAAATCAGCCTACTTTAAGTCAGCATGTAAAAACTTGTTTCGCCGAACAGTATGAAAATCCGGAACTGGCCACTTTCGAGCAGATTAACCGCGGGCACGGACGTGAGGAAAAGCGTACTGTGATGCAAATGAAGGCCAAATTACCCAAAGAACTCAAGCAAAAATGGCCGCATGTCCAGACTTTCATTGAGGTCGCTAGCGAACGGTGTGTGAAAAACACCACTGCTTGCTCATCACGCTGGTACGCAAGCTCATTGCCCGTTAATGCCGAGCAGGCTGCCGGTATCGTGCGGGATCATTGGGCTGTGGAGAATCAACTGCATTGGGTTTTGGATGTGGTGTTTCGAGAAGACGAGCTTAAGATCGGTGACCCAACAGGTGCTACACACCTGGCGTTATTCAACCGGGCATGTCTTAGCTTAATACGGCAACATATGGGCAAGAAGGATAGCATCGCAGGGAAACGACGAGCTGCTCTGTGGAGTCCGGAATTCAGAACAGAGTTGCTTTTTGGTTAA
- a CDS encoding alanine/glycine:cation symporter family protein gives MINEIVSAVNNVLWGDGQVLIVMLLGCGIWFTLRLGGVQIRHFGHMFTLLRGSTTSTKEGISSFQALCTSLSARVGTGNLAGVAVAISLGGAGAIFWMWVIALLGMATGFAESVLGQLYKVKDENGEFRGGPAYYIKQGLNKTWLAVAFSLCLFFGYGFVFSAVQANTITDALNNAYDIPTLYSGIAIILLASLIVVGGLRGIARFAEWVVPFMGISYVAAALIITFMNLSLVPDVLYNIVTSAFGLQEAGAGALAAAIKNGIQRGLYSNEAGSGSVPHAAASAAPFPNHPVSQGYVQMLGVFLDTMVLCTATAFIILLAGGSASGQMEGIGMTQAAMSAHIGDSGTAFVSAAICFFAFTSVVANYAYGESNLHMFKLDNKLGRIAYTIGYLGMILWGSVAALPQVWAMADMALGLMTVINIIAIVWMTPTIVSISKDYFGKHAKGEKPEYKTGDCEIQGESEKGIW, from the coding sequence GTGATAAACGAGATAGTCTCTGCGGTGAACAATGTATTGTGGGGCGATGGTCAGGTTCTCATCGTCATGCTGCTGGGTTGTGGCATCTGGTTTACCTTGCGTTTGGGTGGCGTTCAAATCCGTCACTTTGGTCACATGTTTACTTTGCTGCGAGGAAGTACTACTTCCACCAAAGAAGGCATTAGCTCATTTCAAGCCTTATGTACCAGTTTGTCTGCTCGGGTGGGTACCGGCAACCTTGCAGGTGTAGCAGTAGCCATTTCGTTAGGAGGCGCAGGCGCCATTTTCTGGATGTGGGTAATTGCCTTGTTAGGAATGGCCACTGGCTTTGCTGAAAGCGTTCTGGGTCAGCTTTATAAAGTTAAGGATGAAAATGGTGAATTTCGCGGTGGGCCTGCTTATTACATTAAACAAGGATTAAATAAAACCTGGCTGGCGGTGGCATTTTCTCTCTGTTTGTTCTTTGGCTACGGCTTTGTCTTTAGTGCGGTTCAAGCCAACACCATTACTGATGCTTTAAACAACGCGTACGACATCCCTACGCTTTACTCTGGAATTGCTATTATTCTCTTAGCGTCACTGATCGTTGTGGGCGGTTTGCGCGGTATTGCGCGCTTCGCAGAATGGGTAGTGCCCTTTATGGGGATCAGCTATGTTGCGGCGGCGCTGATTATCACCTTCATGAACTTATCATTGGTTCCGGATGTGCTCTATAACATTGTGACCTCTGCTTTTGGGCTACAGGAAGCGGGTGCCGGAGCATTAGCCGCGGCAATAAAGAACGGCATCCAACGCGGCTTGTATTCCAATGAGGCGGGGTCGGGAAGTGTACCTCATGCTGCTGCCAGTGCTGCCCCCTTCCCTAACCATCCAGTTTCCCAAGGATATGTGCAAATGCTTGGAGTCTTTTTAGACACCATGGTTCTATGTACTGCCACAGCATTTATTATTCTTTTGGCTGGCGGTTCGGCTTCCGGTCAGATGGAAGGTATTGGCATGACCCAGGCAGCGATGAGCGCACATATTGGCGATAGCGGAACGGCTTTTGTTTCTGCGGCGATTTGCTTTTTTGCTTTTACTTCTGTCGTGGCCAACTATGCTTATGGCGAAAGTAATCTGCACATGTTTAAACTGGATAATAAGCTCGGACGAATAGCATACACAATTGGCTATCTCGGCATGATCCTCTGGGGCTCTGTGGCTGCCTTACCACAGGTATGGGCAATGGCGGATATGGCTCTGGGTCTTATGACCGTCATCAATATTATCGCCATTGTATGGATGACGCCGACCATTGTATCTATCAGTAAGGACTACTTTGGCAAACATGCTAAAGGTGAAAAACCTGAGTATAAAACCGGTGATTGCGAGATTCAGGGAGAATCGGAAAAAGGCATCTGGTAA
- the ychF gene encoding redox-regulated ATPase YchF, whose amino-acid sequence MGFKCGIVGLPNVGKSTLFNALTKAGIEAANFPFCTIEPNTGVVPVPDLRLDKLAAIVKPQRVVPTTMEFVDIAGLVEGASKGEGLGNKFLANIRETDAIGHVVRCFDDDNIVHVAGKVSPIDDIDIINTELALADLEATEKALLRVAKRAKGGDSEAKYEIKVLEKIKPHLDEGKLLRSLELTKEEYAAISYMNLLTLKPTMYVANVSEEGFENNPYLDQVRAIAETENAVVVAVCAAIESEIAELDDDERAEFMEDMGLEEPGLNRVIRAGYNLLSLQTYFTAGVKEVRAWTFPEGSTAPQAAGKIHTDFEKGFIRAEVIGYDNFVQYNGEQGAKDAGKWRLEGKEYIVKDGDVIHFRFNV is encoded by the coding sequence ATGGGTTTTAAATGTGGCATTGTCGGCCTGCCAAATGTGGGTAAATCGACACTTTTTAATGCGCTGACCAAAGCCGGTATCGAAGCGGCAAATTTCCCGTTTTGTACAATTGAGCCAAACACTGGCGTGGTTCCTGTGCCGGATCTTCGTTTAGATAAACTGGCTGCTATTGTAAAACCACAACGGGTTGTTCCTACAACTATGGAATTTGTAGACATTGCCGGACTAGTAGAAGGCGCGTCCAAGGGTGAAGGGCTAGGTAACAAATTTTTGGCTAACATTCGTGAAACTGATGCTATTGGTCATGTTGTAAGATGTTTTGATGATGACAATATTGTTCACGTTGCCGGTAAAGTCAGTCCAATAGATGATATCGATATTATCAACACCGAACTGGCCTTAGCTGATTTGGAAGCCACTGAAAAGGCTCTGTTGCGAGTTGCTAAACGCGCAAAGGGTGGCGATTCCGAAGCGAAGTATGAAATTAAAGTACTGGAAAAAATTAAGCCTCACTTAGACGAAGGTAAATTGTTACGGTCTTTGGAGTTAACCAAAGAAGAGTACGCTGCTATCAGTTACATGAATCTGCTCACATTAAAGCCTACCATGTATGTGGCTAACGTAAGCGAGGAAGGATTCGAAAACAATCCTTATCTGGATCAGGTTCGCGCCATTGCTGAAACAGAAAACGCAGTCGTTGTTGCTGTTTGTGCTGCTATAGAATCAGAGATAGCTGAACTTGATGACGATGAAAGAGCCGAGTTTATGGAAGACATGGGCTTGGAAGAGCCTGGTTTGAATCGCGTGATCCGCGCAGGCTACAATTTGCTATCTTTGCAAACTTATTTCACTGCCGGTGTAAAAGAAGTGCGAGCCTGGACCTTTCCTGAAGGCTCGACTGCTCCGCAAGCAGCGGGAAAAATCCATACTGACTTTGAGAAAGGGTTTATTCGAGCGGAAGTTATCGGCTACGATAACTTCGTTCAATATAATGGCGAGCAGGGTGCCAAGGATGCAGGAAAATGGCGCTTAGAAGGTAAAGAATATATTGTTAAAGACGGTGATGTTATTCATTTCCGATTCAATGTCTAA
- a CDS encoding peptidylprolyl isomerase, translated as MTRRVIRYLSLLLKTSTIAGGLFFQHQSFAENEEHWYTVPQSDLVYMQTNQGAVVVALTDAIAPHHVSQFKTLIRHRFYDNRYFYRVIEGFVAQAGTNGTHDPTEYTNRIAAEFSASSVEGFYEVERPAPFAPVSGFINGFPAATTVTRESYWLANCPGALAMARDNKKDSADTEFYIVIGQAPRHLDRNMSVFGRVMDGMAALQKLPRGEAENAGVIKDFSEKSEILYVRLGEDLPKSEQRHFRIQLPSHPQYQKKIATAKELDNPFFVDKQLAPRPIDICYYQTDVEEVYSPK; from the coding sequence ATGACGCGTCGCGTAATCAGATATCTCTCTCTCTTACTAAAGACAAGTACGATTGCCGGAGGACTGTTTTTTCAACATCAAAGTTTCGCCGAGAATGAGGAACACTGGTACACCGTTCCGCAATCAGATTTGGTGTATATGCAAACTAACCAGGGCGCGGTTGTGGTGGCGCTGACCGATGCCATTGCCCCGCACCATGTATCTCAGTTTAAAACGCTGATTCGACACCGGTTTTATGACAACCGCTACTTTTATCGGGTAATTGAAGGGTTTGTTGCTCAGGCAGGAACCAACGGTACTCATGATCCCACAGAATATACCAATCGTATTGCTGCGGAATTTTCAGCATCTTCAGTAGAAGGCTTTTACGAAGTAGAGCGCCCTGCTCCATTTGCTCCCGTTAGCGGTTTTATAAACGGTTTCCCCGCAGCCACCACAGTAACCCGAGAATCTTATTGGCTGGCAAACTGTCCTGGCGCCCTGGCTATGGCCCGTGACAATAAGAAGGATTCCGCTGACACTGAATTTTATATTGTGATTGGTCAGGCACCTCGTCATTTGGACCGGAATATGTCGGTATTTGGGCGAGTGATGGATGGGATGGCAGCACTGCAGAAATTGCCTCGGGGAGAAGCTGAAAACGCGGGGGTAATAAAAGATTTTTCAGAAAAAAGTGAAATCCTCTACGTCAGGCTCGGTGAAGATTTACCGAAGTCTGAGCAACGCCACTTCCGTATACAGCTACCCAGCCATCCTCAATACCAGAAGAAAATCGCGACGGCCAAAGAACTGGATAATCCTTTCTTTGTGGATAAGCAACTCGCTCCTCGCCCTATAGATATCTGCTACTATCAAACAGATGTTGAGGAAGTTTACAGCCCCAAATAG
- the pth gene encoding aminoacyl-tRNA hydrolase encodes MPDIRLIVGLGNPGPEYENTRHNAGAWYVHQLANHFHTSLIPESKFFGKTGRISIAGQDVRLLYPTTFMNRSGQAVAAIANFYRIEPEQIMVAFDELDLPPGVAKFKIGGSSSQNGIRDIVSKMANNKDFLRLRIGIGHPGHKSKVTGHVLGKPPGNEKEAINSVVDEAIRCTDILLSDGLTPAQNRLHSFKAEVSK; translated from the coding sequence TTGCCTGATATTCGTCTTATCGTGGGCCTGGGAAATCCAGGCCCCGAATATGAAAATACTCGACACAATGCCGGCGCATGGTATGTGCACCAGTTGGCGAACCATTTTCATACTTCATTAATCCCAGAAAGCAAATTCTTTGGAAAAACCGGGCGTATCTCTATAGCCGGTCAAGATGTTCGTCTTCTCTACCCTACTACCTTTATGAATCGAAGTGGTCAGGCCGTTGCCGCCATAGCAAACTTCTATCGTATTGAGCCAGAACAGATAATGGTTGCTTTTGATGAGCTTGACCTTCCTCCTGGTGTGGCGAAATTTAAGATAGGTGGTAGTTCTAGTCAGAATGGTATTCGCGATATTGTCTCAAAAATGGCTAATAATAAAGACTTTCTGCGTTTACGGATCGGCATTGGACATCCTGGACATAAAAGTAAGGTCACCGGCCACGTGTTAGGTAAGCCGCCCGGTAATGAAAAAGAAGCTATCAACAGCGTAGTTGATGAAGCAATACGTTGTACTGATATTCTTCTTAGTGACGGTCTCACACCCGCACAAAACAGGCTTCACTCCTTCAAAGCCGAAGTTTCCAAATAA
- the ppnP gene encoding pyrimidine/purine nucleoside phosphorylase: MAFTVNSYFDDNVRSIAFESVSGPCTSGVMAPGQYTFSTNTHEVMKVMEGELVVRLPQSDEWQSFPAGTQFAVDANLSFDVKVSTPTAYLCFYS; the protein is encoded by the coding sequence ATGGCATTTACTGTAAATAGTTATTTCGACGACAACGTACGCTCAATTGCTTTTGAATCGGTCAGCGGCCCGTGTACATCAGGCGTGATGGCACCCGGCCAATATACATTTTCTACCAATACCCACGAAGTAATGAAAGTCATGGAAGGAGAGCTGGTGGTTCGTCTTCCGCAAAGCGATGAGTGGCAATCTTTTCCTGCTGGTACCCAGTTTGCTGTAGATGCCAACCTATCTTTTGATGTAAAGGTGTCCACCCCCACTGCATATCTTTGCTTTTATAGCTAA
- a CDS encoding DUF2798 domain-containing protein, which yields MKHRVVFAVMISLILTFFMSAWVTFLNVGIIENFFELWMHAWFLAWPAAGIISFVCAPRLHSLAHQLINMNQNE from the coding sequence ATGAAGCATCGTGTGGTTTTTGCAGTAATGATATCCCTAATACTGACGTTTTTTATGTCAGCATGGGTAACATTTTTAAATGTAGGTATTATCGAGAATTTCTTTGAACTTTGGATGCATGCTTGGTTTTTAGCGTGGCCAGCAGCAGGGATTATCTCCTTTGTCTGTGCCCCAAGGCTTCACTCACTTGCACATCAGCTAATTAACATGAATCAAAATGAGTAG
- a CDS encoding ribose-phosphate pyrophosphokinase: MPDMKLFAGNAVPELAQKVAERLYTKLGNASVGRFSDGEICVEIHENVRGSDVFIIQSTCAPTNDNLMELIVMIDALRRASAGRITAVIPYFGYARQDRRVRSARVPITAKVVADFLSNVGVDRVLTIDLHAEQIQGFFDVPVDNAFGTPILLADMMQRDFVDPVVVSPDIGGVVRARATAKLMNDTDLAIIDKRRPKANVAQVMNIIGDVKGRDCIIVDDMIDTGGTLAKAAEALKAHGARKVYAYATHAIFSGNAANILKNSVIDEIIVTDSIPLSEEMKTIDKVKQLTLSEMLAETIRRISNEESISAMFEY, from the coding sequence GTGCCAGATATGAAGCTCTTTGCAGGTAATGCTGTACCAGAACTTGCCCAGAAAGTCGCCGAACGGCTTTATACCAAGCTTGGAAACGCCAGTGTCGGCCGCTTCAGTGACGGTGAAATTTGCGTAGAAATTCATGAAAACGTCCGTGGTTCGGACGTTTTTATTATCCAGTCGACATGCGCTCCTACCAACGATAATCTGATGGAGCTAATTGTAATGATAGACGCTCTGCGCCGTGCCTCTGCAGGACGCATAACCGCTGTCATTCCCTATTTCGGCTATGCCCGTCAGGATCGGCGGGTACGCTCAGCACGGGTGCCCATTACCGCAAAGGTAGTGGCTGATTTTCTATCTAACGTAGGCGTCGATCGCGTTCTTACCATTGACCTGCACGCGGAACAGATCCAGGGCTTTTTTGATGTTCCTGTCGATAATGCCTTCGGTACACCCATTCTGCTGGCAGATATGATGCAACGGGATTTTGTGGATCCTGTAGTCGTTTCACCGGATATTGGCGGTGTTGTTCGCGCGCGGGCAACGGCTAAGTTAATGAACGACACTGACTTAGCAATTATCGACAAGCGCCGCCCTAAAGCCAACGTTGCTCAGGTAATGAACATCATTGGTGACGTAAAAGGCCGTGATTGTATTATTGTGGATGACATGATTGATACTGGCGGCACCCTGGCGAAAGCGGCTGAAGCACTAAAAGCCCATGGCGCGCGTAAAGTATACGCTTATGCGACTCACGCCATCTTCTCTGGGAATGCGGCTAATATCCTGAAGAATTCGGTCATTGATGAAATTATTGTCACTGACAGCATTCCGCTAAGTGAGGAAATGAAGACGATTGATAAAGTCAAACAGCTGACCCTTTCAGAAATGCTGGCCGAAACCATCCGCCGTATCAGTAACGAAGAATCTATTTCGGCTATGTTTGAATATTAG
- a CDS encoding FAD-dependent monooxygenase: MTAQSALRHNDALRAGEAMYDFCINGGGMVGAALAAGLVQQGYHVAVIEKAMPQGHSPEQPPDLRVSAINMASVKLLREVGAWTHIQQTRLRAYDKLSVWESPESRTDFSAASVNEPQLGYFVENRLIQLGCYQAAKHAENLSWITGAKIDGCRVVPHSHCEITLDNGHSLTAKWLVGADGARSLVRQQAAIGHSGWQYSQQALGITIELADKVENWTWQEFHSSGPRAFLPMYDNFGSLVWYDDAATITKLKMLAPEALKQEIIRAFPDVLPDFSVIAKAPFALTRSHASEYIRPNVILVGDAAHTINPLAGQGVNLGFKDVNVLLKLTAKMAGTGAEADFQLLKKEYEKPRQRDNLLMMSAMDGFYLLFSNDIPPVKWLRKAMLKFTQHATPAKKQILRYALGMNEWKS, encoded by the coding sequence ATGACAGCGCAATCAGCTTTGCGTCATAATGACGCATTACGCGCGGGAGAAGCTATGTACGATTTTTGTATTAACGGTGGGGGAATGGTCGGTGCTGCATTAGCAGCGGGATTAGTCCAGCAGGGGTATCACGTGGCGGTGATTGAGAAGGCGATGCCGCAGGGGCATTCTCCTGAGCAACCGCCAGATCTGCGTGTTTCTGCTATCAATATGGCCTCGGTAAAATTATTACGGGAAGTCGGTGCCTGGACACATATTCAGCAAACGCGGCTGCGCGCATACGATAAATTGTCGGTGTGGGAGTCGCCTGAGAGCCGAACCGATTTTTCCGCCGCATCGGTAAATGAACCTCAGTTAGGCTATTTTGTCGAAAATCGTCTCATCCAGCTAGGTTGTTATCAAGCCGCAAAACACGCAGAGAATCTCAGTTGGATCACCGGCGCAAAGATAGACGGGTGCCGCGTTGTTCCTCATTCGCACTGCGAGATTACCCTGGATAACGGACATTCCCTTACGGCCAAATGGTTAGTTGGGGCCGACGGTGCCCGTTCGCTGGTCAGACAGCAAGCAGCAATTGGTCATTCCGGGTGGCAGTATTCGCAGCAGGCACTAGGCATTACTATTGAGTTGGCTGATAAAGTTGAAAATTGGACGTGGCAAGAGTTTCATTCTAGCGGACCCAGAGCGTTCCTGCCAATGTATGATAATTTCGGCTCGCTGGTATGGTACGACGATGCCGCTACAATAACGAAGCTCAAAATGTTGGCGCCAGAGGCGCTAAAACAGGAAATTATTCGGGCATTTCCTGATGTTCTTCCTGATTTTTCCGTCATAGCCAAAGCCCCCTTTGCACTTACGCGCTCCCATGCCTCGGAATATATCAGGCCCAATGTCATCTTGGTAGGTGATGCGGCTCATACTATTAACCCGCTCGCCGGGCAGGGCGTCAATCTCGGTTTTAAAGACGTAAATGTATTGTTGAAGCTGACTGCAAAAATGGCAGGTACTGGCGCCGAAGCTGATTTTCAGCTTCTTAAGAAAGAGTATGAGAAGCCCAGACAGCGCGACAACTTACTAATGATGTCAGCAATGGACGGATTTTATCTCTTGTTTAGCAACGATATACCCCCAGTTAAATGGTTGAGAAAAGCCATGTTGAAATTTACCCAACATGCCACGCCTGCCAAAAAGCAGATTTTACGTTACGCATTGGGGATGAATGAATGGAAGTCCTGA
- a CDS encoding LysR family transcriptional regulator — translation MLDNLRIFITAAEKGSFSGAAKCLSMTIATVSRRIAELEKSLGVELFHRSNKGLMLTSSGNDYYRECADTVNDLSQKLINLDATINDPEGPLKVVAPINIGSGPLNNFWQTFSAAYPQIALNIILADPNESVLSKSSDIRAGS, via the coding sequence ATGCTGGATAATCTGCGAATTTTTATTACTGCTGCTGAAAAAGGGAGTTTTTCGGGAGCCGCCAAATGTCTTAGCATGACAATAGCGACAGTGTCGCGAAGGATTGCTGAGTTAGAAAAAAGTTTGGGAGTTGAGCTGTTCCATCGCAGTAATAAAGGCTTAATGCTGACATCTAGCGGCAATGATTACTATCGTGAGTGTGCAGACACTGTAAACGATTTAAGCCAAAAATTAATCAATCTTGATGCCACAATAAATGACCCTGAAGGTCCATTAAAAGTGGTGGCACCTATTAATATTGGAAGTGGGCCGTTAAATAATTTTTGGCAAACCTTTTCTGCGGCATATCCGCAGATAGCGTTGAATATTATACTAGCTGATCCCAATGAAAGTGTGCTGTCGAAGAGTTCTGATATCAGGGCGGGATCCTAA
- a CDS encoding LysR substrate-binding domain-containing protein, whose product MRSRIPPCSDIALCSGQQEDSSLIQTGLGSITPILVGNIRDEESFPQTPQELIFSKTIAADIFSDWTLQNINDETVQFKVLKTHTHFCNDMNVNFNLAKAGAGIALLPLSMVYEAIEKRELTHVLPEWQGPARKLYLVWPYQKTISARAKAFRTALTDFLHQQPWFEPL is encoded by the coding sequence GTGCGAAGTAGAATCCCGCCCTGTTCTGATATTGCTTTATGTTCAGGGCAACAGGAAGATTCTTCACTCATTCAAACCGGCCTTGGTAGTATTACTCCCATACTTGTGGGAAATATTCGTGACGAAGAAAGCTTTCCTCAAACACCCCAGGAACTGATTTTTTCAAAAACAATTGCAGCTGATATTTTCAGTGACTGGACTCTTCAAAATATAAACGATGAGACAGTTCAGTTTAAGGTGCTGAAAACTCATACGCATTTTTGCAATGATATGAATGTAAATTTCAATCTTGCTAAAGCGGGGGCAGGTATCGCGTTATTACCCTTGAGCATGGTGTATGAGGCTATAGAAAAGCGTGAATTGACACATGTGCTGCCTGAGTGGCAAGGGCCTGCCAGAAAGCTTTATCTGGTATGGCCTTATCAAAAAACTATATCTGCCAGAGCTAAAGCATTCCGCACAGCATTGACTGATTTTTTACATCAACAGCCATGGTTTGAGCCCCTTTAA
- a CDS encoding 50S ribosomal protein L25/general stress protein Ctc has protein sequence MSDAIFKLDAQVRTDLGKGASRRLRHTDKVPAIIYGGDEAPLAITLDHNKVNNAADFEAFYSHVLTLNIDGKSVEALVKDMQRHPYKPKITHIDFQRVIAGQNVHTNVPLHFVNESKCKAVKEEGGIAEHHVNEIEITCLPKDLPEFIEVDMAGVEMGQTLHLSDLTLPAGITSVELGKNDEAHNLAVVTVKPAPKAPAADEDEAEEGTEE, from the coding sequence ATGTCTGATGCAATTTTTAAACTGGATGCTCAAGTCCGTACTGACCTGGGGAAAGGTGCGAGCCGCCGCCTACGTCATACTGACAAAGTACCTGCTATTATCTATGGCGGCGATGAAGCGCCACTTGCTATTACTTTGGACCATAACAAAGTAAATAATGCTGCTGACTTTGAAGCATTTTACTCTCACGTTCTGACTCTGAACATTGATGGGAAAAGTGTTGAAGCGCTGGTTAAAGATATGCAGCGTCACCCGTACAAGCCAAAAATTACCCATATTGACTTTCAACGTGTAATTGCTGGTCAGAACGTACACACTAACGTACCTCTACACTTCGTTAACGAAAGCAAATGTAAAGCTGTTAAAGAAGAAGGCGGTATCGCTGAACATCATGTCAATGAAATTGAAATCACTTGTCTACCTAAAGACCTGCCGGAGTTCATCGAAGTTGACATGGCTGGTGTAGAAATGGGTCAAACGCTTCACCTTTCTGATCTGACTCTGCCTGCAGGTATTACTTCTGTAGAACTGGGTAAAAACGATGAAGCGCATAACCTAGCTGTAGTAACTGTTAAGCCTGCTCCTAAAGCACCTGCTGCTGATGAAGACGAAGCTGAAGAAGGTACTGAGGAATAA